In one Corallococcus sp. EGB genomic region, the following are encoded:
- a CDS encoding GatB/YqeY domain-containing protein — MKTVAEWKATLRAALKEALRTRNAPASAVLRETLAAIDNAEAPDIRVAPEPAAGGRIAGSTAGLGSGEVPRLLLAPETVDALIQREIQERRDAAALYLQLGKREEARVLQTQVEVLLAL; from the coding sequence ATGAAGACCGTCGCTGAATGGAAGGCCACGCTGCGTGCCGCGCTGAAAGAGGCACTGCGCACTCGAAACGCCCCCGCCTCCGCGGTGCTTCGGGAAACGCTCGCCGCCATCGACAATGCCGAGGCACCCGACATCCGCGTCGCGCCTGAACCTGCCGCCGGTGGCCGCATCGCTGGCAGCACGGCGGGACTCGGCAGTGGCGAGGTGCCTCGACTGCTCTTGGCTCCGGAGACGGTGGATGCGCTCATCCAGCGTGAAATCCAGGAGCGTCGCGACGCGGCCGCGCTCTACCTCCAACTCGGCAAGCGCGAAGAAGCCCGCGTGCTACAGACGCAAGTGGAGGTGCTCCTGGCACTTTGA
- a CDS encoding amidase, producing MTKKTAASDANPTGLSRRTLLGAAAAVTGVLAARDARAAAPAAAAPGSFALEEATVAELRAGLESGKYTARGLTESYLARIRELDRTGDLPLCSVIELNPDALTLADSLDAERKGKGARGPLHGIPVLIKDNIATADKMQTTAGSLALVGAVPARDAFIVERLRAAGAVLLGKTNLSEWANFRSTHSTSGWSGRGGLCRNPYALDRTPSGSSSGSGAATAASFCAVSVGTETDGSIVSPSAACSLVGLKPTVGLVSRAGIIPISSTQDTAGPMTRTVADAAALLSVLAGEDPRDAATAASKGRAHPDYTKFLDPQGLKGARIGVPRERFFGYHPATDAVVERALEVMKAQGAVLVDPVVLPNVAKLDEPELEVMLYEFKAGLEAYLAELGEGAPVRTLADLIAFNEKNREREMPYFGQELLLQAQKKGPLTDAAYKKALAACRRYSRAEGLDAVMNKHQLDALVAPTQAPAGPIDLVLGDHWLGSSSTPAAVSGYPTITVPAGDVHGLPVGVSFIGRAWSEPVLLKLAHAYEQASHARRKPAFLPSVDLRGA from the coding sequence ATGACGAAGAAGACGGCTGCTTCCGATGCGAACCCGACGGGCCTCTCCCGCCGCACGCTGCTCGGGGCCGCGGCGGCTGTGACCGGTGTTCTGGCTGCCCGCGATGCGCGCGCTGCCGCGCCGGCCGCCGCCGCACCCGGGTCCTTCGCGCTCGAGGAGGCGACGGTCGCGGAGCTGCGCGCGGGCCTGGAGTCCGGCAAGTACACCGCGCGCGGACTGACGGAGTCCTACCTCGCGCGCATCCGGGAGCTCGATCGCACCGGGGACCTGCCGCTGTGCTCGGTCATCGAACTCAACCCCGACGCGCTCACGCTGGCCGACTCTCTGGATGCCGAGCGCAAGGGGAAGGGCGCGCGCGGGCCGCTGCACGGCATCCCCGTGCTCATCAAGGACAACATCGCCACGGCGGACAAGATGCAGACCACGGCGGGCTCGCTCGCGCTGGTGGGCGCCGTCCCCGCGCGTGACGCCTTCATCGTGGAGCGGCTGCGCGCCGCCGGCGCCGTCCTCCTGGGCAAGACGAACCTCAGTGAGTGGGCCAACTTCCGCTCCACGCACTCGACCAGCGGTTGGAGCGGACGTGGTGGCCTGTGCCGCAATCCCTACGCGCTTGACCGGACCCCTTCGGGCTCGAGTTCCGGCTCGGGCGCGGCCACCGCGGCCAGCTTCTGCGCCGTGTCGGTGGGCACCGAGACGGACGGATCCATCGTCTCGCCTTCGGCCGCGTGCTCACTGGTGGGCTTGAAGCCCACGGTGGGGCTCGTCAGCCGCGCGGGCATCATCCCCATCTCCTCGACCCAGGACACCGCGGGCCCCATGACGCGCACCGTGGCGGACGCCGCGGCGCTGCTGAGCGTGCTCGCTGGCGAGGACCCCCGCGACGCAGCCACCGCCGCGAGCAAGGGCCGCGCCCACCCGGACTACACGAAGTTCCTCGACCCCCAGGGGCTCAAAGGTGCGCGCATCGGTGTGCCGCGCGAGCGGTTCTTCGGCTACCACCCGGCCACGGACGCGGTCGTGGAGCGCGCGCTCGAAGTGATGAAGGCGCAAGGGGCCGTGCTGGTGGATCCGGTGGTGTTGCCCAACGTGGCGAAGCTCGACGAGCCCGAGTTGGAAGTGATGCTGTATGAGTTCAAGGCGGGCCTGGAGGCGTACCTTGCGGAGCTCGGCGAGGGCGCCCCCGTGCGGACGCTCGCGGACCTCATCGCCTTCAACGAGAAGAACCGCGAGCGTGAGATGCCCTACTTCGGGCAGGAGCTGCTGCTCCAGGCGCAGAAGAAGGGCCCGCTCACTGACGCCGCCTACAAGAAGGCGCTCGCGGCGTGCCGCCGGTATTCGCGCGCCGAGGGCCTGGACGCGGTGATGAACAAGCACCAGTTGGATGCGCTCGTGGCGCCGACCCAGGCACCCGCGGGCCCCATCGACCTGGTGCTGGGCGACCATTGGCTGGGCAGCAGCTCCACGCCCGCCGCCGTGTCCGGCTACCCCACCATCACGGTACCCGCGGGCGACGTGCACGGGCTGCCGGTGGGGGTGTCCTTCATCGGCCGAGCCTGGAGCGAGCCCGTGTTGCTCAAGCTCGCCCATGCCTACGAGCAGGCCTCGCACGCGCGGCGCAAGCCCGCATTCCTCCCGAGCGTGGACCTGCGCGGCGCGTAG